One segment of Drosophila ananassae strain 14024-0371.13 chromosome 3R, ASM1763931v2, whole genome shotgun sequence DNA contains the following:
- the LOC6496889 gene encoding voltage-dependent anion-selective channel, whose product MGKARERLRNLFRRNKRRKTPPPEEPQPPPDNLENFNEKLPMKADEGEMKTYFHVGLLAKMCLIHGYNNGPWKLQTTSKTEGELFLSTFGEGYPSLNDAYGGVEAYQEIENFYTSLAWLTDSLLCADIAARGEAFEGKGQFVLKNTFGLNDDNKFEFQCKCKLDIDRNPIRMELEVPIYKEPLLLGYLTVTPAENFILGCRGAYDWENKKQIRHALCAGYQNETTEVSLKLENFKEVRGSIFQKIGEQWAVAMKANLCGEEVAAHKIMVGCQYEFEPGHMLKARVRGDTYVGLVYQKKLREDIEMMLHGGIEARDPLNGNYSIGTSWYFNLSI is encoded by the exons atgggAAAGGCAAGAGAGCGACTGCGGAACCTGTTCCGCAGAAACAAAAGGCGCAAAACTCCACCTCCCGAAGAGCCGCAACCTCCTCCGGATAATTTGGAGAACTTTAATGAAAAACTGCCAATGAAAGCGGACGAAGGTGAAATGAAGACCTACTTCCATGTGGGGCTCCTGGCTAAGATGTGCCTCATCCACGGCTATAACAATGGCCCGTGGAAGCTGCAGACCACCTCAAAGACGGAAGGGGAACTATTTCTGAGCACTTTCGGTGAGGGCTATCCGTCCCTGAACGATGCCTACGGTGGAGTCGAGGCGTACCAGGAAATCGAGAACTTCTATACCTCCCTCGCCTGGCTGACCGATAGCCTTCTCTGCGCCGACATTGCGGCGCGTGGCGAGGCCTTCGAGGGCAAGGGGCAATTCGTCCTGAAAAACACATTCGGCCTTAATGACGACAA TAAATTTGAATTCCAATGCAAGTGCAAGTTGGATATCGATCGTAATCCGATCAGAATGGAACTGGAGGTACCCATCTATAAGGAACCATTACTGTTGGGCTATCTTACGGTGACTCCCGCGGAGAACTTCATCCTGGGCTGTCGTGGAGCTTACGACTGGGAGAATAAAAAGCAAATCAGACACGCCCTCTGTGCCGGATACCAGAATGAAACCACTGAAGTGTCCTTGAAACT GGAAAACTTTAAGGAAGTCCGTGGATcaatattccaaaaaatcgGAGAACAATGGGCCGTGGCTATGAAGGCAAATCTCTGCGGTGAAGAGGTGGCGGCTCATAAAATTATGGTCGGATGCCAGTACGAGTTCGAACCGGGGCACATGCTAAAGGCTAGAGTCCGCGGAGACACCTACGTGGGCCTAGTCTATCAGAAGAAATTACGGGAGGACATTGAAATGATGCTTCATGGCGGTATCGAGGCAAGAGATCCCCTCAACGGAAATTATTCAATTGGTACTTCCTGGTACTTCAATTTAAGTATCtga
- the LOC6496888 gene encoding voltage-dependent anion-selective channel, producing the protein MSDKPDSPATPPYPDLGKLARELFRRGYHPGIWQIDCKTLTSSGIEFFTTGFASQDNSKVKGSLQSKYKIEDHGLTLTERWNTENWLFGEIMQKDKLAQGLMLALEAKFQPGSNEADGKFKLGYAQENFHFLADIGLNSEPALNCSLVVKHNEFYGGLGGELDVSNVDLKMWKVALGWTNETATLHGELKNGDSWLASLFYKANDKIDVGVEISKTGGAQEGEGGGEQQEQGGDLLVGLGMIYHLEEDALIRAKINNVVELGLGYEQKLREGITASISAVLDCGNISDGNHKFGVGVALQC; encoded by the exons ATGTCCGACAAGCCCGACAGCCCGGCAACGCCTCCGTATCCCGACCTGGGCAAGCTGGCCCGTGAACTCTTCCGGCGCGGCTACCACCCGGGCATCTGGCAGATCGATTGCAAGACTCTGACCAGCTCCGGCATCGAGTTTTTTACCACTGGATTTGCCAGCCAGGACAATAGCAAGGTGAAAGGATCCTTGCAGAGCAAGTACAAGATCGAGGATCATGGCCTAACCCTCACCGAACGATGGAACACGGAGAACTGGCTCTTCGGAGAGATCATGCAGAAGGATAAGTTGGCACAGGGCCTGATGCTCGCCTTGGAGGCCAAGTTTCAGCCGGGCTCCAA TGAGGCGGATGGAAAGTTCAAGTTGGGCTATGCCCAGGAGAACTTTCACTTCTTGGCCGACATTGGCTTGAACTCGGAACCCGCTTTGAACTGCTCCCTGGTTGTTAAGCACAACGAGTTCTATGGGGGCCTTGGTGGCGAGCTAGACGTTAGTAATGTGGACTTGAAAATGTGGAAGGTGGCTTTGGGCTGGACCAACGAAACCGCCACCTTGCACGGAGAACT GAAAAATGGAGACTCCTGGTTGGCCTCCCTATTTTATAAAGCCAATGATAAGATCGATGTGGGGGTGGAGATTAGCAAGACTGGTGGCGCCCAGGAAGGCGAGGGCGGCGGGGAACAGCAGGAACAGGGTGGCGACCTGCTCGTCGGCCTGGGCATGATATATCACTTGGAGGAGGACGCCCTGATCCGGGCCAAGATCAACAATGTGGTGGAGCTGGGTCTGGGCTACGAGCAGAAGCTCCGAGAGGGCATTACTGCCTCCATATCAGCGGTGCTAGACTGCGGCAACATCTCGGATGGAAATCATAAATTTGGCGTGGGCGTGGCCCTCCAGTGCTAA